One window of Hypanus sabinus isolate sHypSab1 chromosome 10, sHypSab1.hap1, whole genome shotgun sequence genomic DNA carries:
- the LOC132400384 gene encoding immunoglobulin lambda-1 light chain-like, translating into MSSSGFITFFTMCKHLGAVILIVLLVSESKAQVILSQPPSVSTEPGGNVEIYCTVKGVGMGNALIAWYQQRTENAPPRYLLRHDSQDLVRASGTPDRFSGRSSSSLNSRYLTITGVQKEDQANYYCGVWVTSSSTYIFGTGTKLTLLSQGLSSPKVSLLLPASDQITKGKMATLVCLVDNFYPEGVEVSWSTDGTVVNAGVKTSRAVQGSDQTYSLSSYLTLTAMEWNSHEEYTCGVTHASLVSQLKRSIRRSECTPS; encoded by the exons ATGAGCAGTTCTGGGTTTATCACATTCTTCACCATGTGTAAGCATCTCGGTGCTGTCATTCTGATAGTACTTCTGGTCTCAG AATCAAAGGCACAAGTTATTCTAAGCCAGCCACCATCTGTTTCTACTGAACCGGGAGGAAATGTCGAAATTTACTGTACAGTGAAAGGCGTCGGCATGGGAAACGCTTTAATAGCCTGGTACCAGCAAAGGACTGAAAATGCTCCTCCTCGGTATCTCCTGCGCCATGATTCTCAAGATCTAGTCAGGGCATCAGGTACTCCAGATCGTTTCTCCGGTAGAAGTTCCTCGTCACTCAACTCCAGATATTTAACCATCACCGGAGTTCAAAAAGAAGATCAAGCGAACTACTATTGCGGTGTGTGGGTAACCTCCAGCAGCACATACATCTTCGGAACTGGAACGAAGCTAACGCTGTTGT cccAAGGATTGTCCAGCCCTAAGGTCTCCCTTCTCCTGCCGGCGTCTGATCAGATCACTAAAGGAAAGATGGCGACTCTGGTGTGCCTAGTCGATAATTTTTACCCTGAAGGGGTAGAGGTCTCCTGGAGCACCGACGGCACAGTAGTCAACGCCGGTGTTAAGACATCCCGAGCCGTGCAGGGCAGCGACCAGACCTACAGCCTGAGCAGTTACCTTACCCTGACCGCCATGGAGTGGAACTCACACGAAGAGTACACTTGCGGGGTTACACACGCGTCTCTCGTGTCTCAGTTGAAGCGAAGCATCCGGAGATCGGAGTGTACGCCATCTTAG